The DNA region CGCCACCACCAGACCGAGAGCCCGATGATGGCAACCAGCATGATGATCCCCAGAGCCCAGACGGGGAGGTCACCCAGAAGGCCATAGGAGATGCCGGTGTTCCAGACGAGCACGTAGTCGAAAAAGTCGGTGAGCCGCACGATCTCGCCGCCCCGCCAGCCGGTCATGCCGAGGGGAATATAGTGCGTGAATATCTCGACGCACTGCGCCTGGCCCAGGGCAATGCACTCGCTCGCGACATGATAGGCTTTGTGGGCTCGATCGATGGCAAAGGCGAGAATGCCGGCGAGCAGGGAAATAAGCGCGGAGGGGTGGCGGAGGAAATGGAGGCTCACGAGGGGATTGCGCGCCCCCACCTAGCCTCCCCCCACTGGGGGGAGGAACAGTTCCGCGTTCTGGGCTGGATGCAGTCAAACCCGCAAGCCTGTCCCTCCCCCTCCCAGGGGGAGGCTAGGTGGGGGTTCCCATATACACGACCCACTCTCAGAGTCCGGCCGCCGCGCGCTCGCGCAGCGCCTGGGCGTCGCGCAGGGTGACGTCCGGGAACTCGGGATCGGTGCCCACTTCGGGCAGCACCTTCCAGGAGCGGGCGCAACGCTGGCCTTGCGCCGGGGCCGGCACCACGGTGACGCCCGGCACCTCCTCGAGACGGAAGCCTTCGCTCTCGCCGGCAAGGATCTCGACGTCCGAAGTGATGGCGATTTCCGCCATATCTTGGCCTTCGAGTGCCGTGCGGTAGCGCTCGTCACTGATATAAACCTTGGGCGCCGCTTCAAGCGATGAGCCGATGCGCTTTTCGCGCCGTTCGATTTCGAGCGCGCCGGTCACCACGCGACGGACGGCACGGATCAGTTGCCAATTGCTGGCCAGATCTGAATCCAGCCACTCGGCCGGCACCTCGGGAAAGAGCCGCAGGTGCACGCTGCTGCCGTCCTCGGGGTAACGCTCCAGCCAGCACTCTTCCATGGTGAAGACCAGGATGGGTGCCAGCCAGGCGGTTAGGCATTCAAAGAGATGATTGAGCACGGTCAGCGCGGCGCGGCGGCGCACCGAGGAGATCGGATCGCAGTAGAGCGCATCCTTGCGGATGTCGAAATAGAACGCCGAAAGCTCGATGTTCATAAAATTGGTGAGGACGGTGACGACCTTGCGGTAGTCATATTCCTTGTAGGCGTCCCGCACCTGACCATCGAGCTGCGCCACCCGGTGCAGCATCAGCCGCTCGAGCTCGGGCATGTCACCGAACGCAACCGCGTCCTTGGCTTCGTAGTGCGCCAGATTGCCCAGCAGCCACCGCAGGGTGTTGCGCAGCTTTCGATAGCTGTCGACGGTGGTCTGGATGATCTCCTTGCCCAGACGCAAATCTTCCGAATAGTCGGACGAAGCCACCCAGAGGCGCAGGATATCGGCGCCGTATTGCTTGATGATGTCCTGCGGGGCGACGGTATTGCCCAGCGACTTGCTCATCTTCTTGCCTTCACCGTCCATGGTAAAGCCATGGGTGAGCACGCTGTCATAGGGCGCGTGGCCATTGGTGGCGCAGGATTCAAGCAGCGAGGAGTGGAACCAGCCACGGTGCTGGTCCGAGCCTTCAAGATACATCGAGGCCGGGAATTTGAGATGCGGCCATTTCTGCTTGTTGCGCAGCACAAAGGCATGGGTTGAGCCCGAGTCGAACCACACATCGAGCACGTCGCGGACCATCTCGTAATCGCCCGCGTTGTAGTCCGCCCCGAGATAGCGTTCGGCGGCACCAGGCTTATACCAGGCGTCGGCGCCCTCTTCCTCGAAGCTCTGGGCGATGCGGTGATTGACCGTATCGTCCTTGAGGATCTCGCTGGTTTCCTTGTGCACGAACACCGTGATCGGCACGCCCCAGGCGCGCTGGCGGCTGAGCACCCAGTCGGGACGGTCGGCGATCATGGCGCGGATGCGGTTCTGCCCGGCAGCGGGGTAGAATTTGGTGGCGTCGATGGCCGACAGGGCGCGCGCGCGCAGCGTATCGCCCTCGGCGCCGCCGATCGGGCGGTCCATATAGACGAACCATTGCGGCGTGTTGCGGAAGATCACCGGCTTCTTGGAGCGCCAAGAATGAGGGTACTGGTGCTTGAAACGGCCGCGGGCCACCATGGCACCGGCCTCGGCAAGGGCGGTGATGACCCGCTGGTTGGCGTCGCCCTTCTTGCCGGTGTCATCAATCACACGTGCGCCTTCGAAGCCCGGCGCATCCTTGGTGTAGAAGCCGGCGTCGTCGACCACATAGGGGATGGTTGTGTCGATGCCGCGCTCGGTGAGCGTGCGGCCATTGTTCATCCAGACGTCAAAGTCGTCGAGACCATGGCTGGGGGCAGTGTGAACGAAGCCGGTGCCGGCCTCGTCGGTCACGTGCTCGCCATCGAGCAACGGCACGTAGAACTGGTATCCACCGCCAAAGCCCTTGAGCGGATGGGCACACGCGGTGATGGTGCCTGGATCGACATCATGGAGGCGATTAAAGCCCGTGACTTTGGCCTTGCCGAACACCTCGGCAGCCAGATTGTCGGCCAGCACATAATGCTCGCCCATGGCCGCCCAATTGCCCTCCGGCGCTTCGGTGACCTCGTAGAGCCCATAGGAGATGCGGTGAGAATAGGAGATCGCCCGGTTGGCGGGGATGGTCCAAGGCGTGGTGGTCCAGATCACCACATGGGCGCCCTCGAGACCCCGGATGCCCGCGGCGGCATCGGCAAAGCCGGTGTCGGTGTGGGTGTCGACGGGCGTCGAGGCGCCGAGGATCGGGAACTTCACCCAGATGGTGTCGCTCTCATAGTCCTGGTACTCGATTTCCGCTTCGGCCAAGGCCGTACGCTCGACCACCGACCACATCACGGGCTTGGAGCCGCGGTAGAGCTGGCCGGAGGTCGCGACCTTCATCAGCTCGCGCGCGATCTGCGCCTCGGCGTCAAAGCTCATGGTGAGATAGGGATTGTCCCACTCGCCGAGCACACCTAAGCGCTTGAACTCCTCGCGCTGGATGCCCACCCACTGCTCGGCAAAGGTGCGGCATTCCTGGCGGAATTCAACCACCGGAACCTCGTTCTTGTCCTTGCCCTTGGCGCGGTACTGCTCCTCGATCTTCCATTCGATGGGCAGGCCGTGGCAATCCCAGCCCGGCACATAGGCCGAGTTGTGGCCCAGCATCTGCATGGAGCGCGCGACGAAATCCTTGAGCGTCTTGTTGAGCGCGTGCCCGATATGGATGTTGCCATTGGCGTAGGGCGGGCCGTCATGCAGCGTAAAGAGCGGCCGATCCTTGGCCTGCTCGCGCTGCAGACCATAAATGTCCATATCTTCCCAGCGCTTGAGCCAGATAGGTTCACGAGCCGGCAAGCCAGCGCGCATGGGGAACTCGGTCTGGGGCAGGAACAGCGTCGACGAATAGTCGGTTTCAGCGGCGCTCGCGACGGTATCGGTCATGGAACGGCAATCAAGGTTGGGAGAATTGCGCGCCTTTTAGCAAGGTGGGCGCGGTGGGGCAAAGGGTGATTTCGTCTAGTGGCTACCCCCACCTAACCTCCCCCGGGCAGAGGGAGGGAATGATAGAGTACGATAAGCCAATGGGTAGCACGACGGCTCACCTCCCCCTCTCAGGGGGAGGCCGGGTGGGGTATTATCCAAAGAACCCCAGTTTGCGATCAAGCCCGCTCAACGGCACCGCGGCGGCGAGCAGGTCGCGCGCCTTGCGGCTGTCGCGGTCCATGGCCGCGATGAGATCGTCGAGGCCGGAAAAGACCTCCTGCCCCCGAATATGGCCGATCAGCGCCACGGAAATGGTCTGCCCATAGATATCCTCGTCGAAATCGAAGAGGTGCGTTTCAAAGGGCGGCCGCTGATTGTTGAACATCGGTTTACCATAGGCCGCGACGCCATCGAGCAGGCGGTTTCCGATGCGGGCACGCACGGCATAGACGCCTTGGGCGAGCTGGAAGCCGACATGGGTAGTCGTATTGGCGGTCGGATAACCCAGTTCACGCCCGCGCTGGTCACCCTTGACCACGCAACCATCGAAGAACCAGTGATAGCCCAACAGCCGATTGGCCGCCGAGACAGCCCCTTCGG from Devosia sp. RR2S18 includes:
- the lspA gene encoding signal peptidase II encodes the protein MGARNPLVSLHFLRHPSALISLLAGILAFAIDRAHKAYHVASECIALGQAQCVEIFTHYIPLGMTGWRGGEIVRLTDFFDYVLVWNTGISYGLLGDLPVWALGIIMLVAIIGLSVWWWRADTLLIRLALALCVGGALSNALDRLLYGAVADFFHFHWGQYSFYIFNIADMAITAGVILLFVDALGLGKPRKAVG
- the ileS gene encoding isoleucine--tRNA ligase, producing the protein MTDTVASAAETDYSSTLFLPQTEFPMRAGLPAREPIWLKRWEDMDIYGLQREQAKDRPLFTLHDGPPYANGNIHIGHALNKTLKDFVARSMQMLGHNSAYVPGWDCHGLPIEWKIEEQYRAKGKDKNEVPVVEFRQECRTFAEQWVGIQREEFKRLGVLGEWDNPYLTMSFDAEAQIARELMKVATSGQLYRGSKPVMWSVVERTALAEAEIEYQDYESDTIWVKFPILGASTPVDTHTDTGFADAAAGIRGLEGAHVVIWTTTPWTIPANRAISYSHRISYGLYEVTEAPEGNWAAMGEHYVLADNLAAEVFGKAKVTGFNRLHDVDPGTITACAHPLKGFGGGYQFYVPLLDGEHVTDEAGTGFVHTAPSHGLDDFDVWMNNGRTLTERGIDTTIPYVVDDAGFYTKDAPGFEGARVIDDTGKKGDANQRVITALAEAGAMVARGRFKHQYPHSWRSKKPVIFRNTPQWFVYMDRPIGGAEGDTLRARALSAIDATKFYPAAGQNRIRAMIADRPDWVLSRQRAWGVPITVFVHKETSEILKDDTVNHRIAQSFEEEGADAWYKPGAAERYLGADYNAGDYEMVRDVLDVWFDSGSTHAFVLRNKQKWPHLKFPASMYLEGSDQHRGWFHSSLLESCATNGHAPYDSVLTHGFTMDGEGKKMSKSLGNTVAPQDIIKQYGADILRLWVASSDYSEDLRLGKEIIQTTVDSYRKLRNTLRWLLGNLAHYEAKDAVAFGDMPELERLMLHRVAQLDGQVRDAYKEYDYRKVVTVLTNFMNIELSAFYFDIRKDALYCDPISSVRRRAALTVLNHLFECLTAWLAPILVFTMEECWLERYPEDGSSVHLRLFPEVPAEWLDSDLASNWQLIRAVRRVVTGALEIERREKRIGSSLEAAPKVYISDERYRTALEGQDMAEIAITSDVEILAGESEGFRLEEVPGVTVVPAPAQGQRCARSWKVLPEVGTDPEFPDVTLRDAQALRERAAAGL